The nucleotide sequence GCTGGCTGCGCTGTTCGCCGCCGTGCCGCTGATGCTGGGCTGGGGCGAGGGCGCCGAGCTGCGCCGGCCGCTGGGCCTGGCCATCTTCGGCGGCCTGATCGTCAGCCAGCTGCTGACCCTGTTCACCACGCCGGTGATCTACCTGGCGTTCGACAGGCTGGGGCGGCGCTGGGGCCGGCGCCCGCAGGAGCAGGCGCCCGCATGAACCTGTCCGCGCCCTTCGTCCGCCGCCCCGTCGCCACCGTCCTGCTGACGGTCTGGATCGCCCTGTCCGGCATCGGCGCCTTCTTCCTGCTGCCGGTGGCCGCGCTGCCGCAGGTCGACTTCCCCGTGATCAGCGTCAGCGCCAGCCTGCCGGGCGCCAGCCCCGAGACCATGGCCACCAGCGTGGCGCAGCCGCTGGAGCGCCGGCTGGGCGTGATCGCGGGCGTCAACGAGATGACCTCCAGCAGCGGCAACGGCTCGACCCGCATCACGCTGCAGTTCAACCTGGACCGCGACATCGACGCGGCCGCGCGCGAGGTGCAGGCGGCCATCAACGCCTCGCGCGCCGACCTGCCGTCCACGCTGCGCAGCAACCCGACCTACCGCAAGGCCAACCCGTCGGCCGCGCCGGTGATCATCCTGGCGCTGACCTCGCCCACCCGTTCGCCCGGCCAGATCTACGACGCGGTGTCCAACATCGTGCAGCAGAAGATCGCCCAGGTGCAGGGCGTGGGCGAGGTGGAGCTGGGCGGCGGCTCGCAGCCGGCGGTGCGGGTGGAGCTGGTGCCGTTCGCGCTGAACAAGTTCGGCATCAGCACCGAGGACGTGCGCGCCGCCATCCAGGCCGCCACCGGCAACCGTCCCAAGGGCGCCGTGGAGGGCGGCGCCCAGCAGTTCCAGATCTACACCTCCAGCAGCGGCGGCGGCGGCCGCAGTGCTGCCGACTACCGCGGGCTGGTGGTGGCCTGGCGCGACGGCGCGGCCGTGCGCCTGTCCGACGTGGCCCAGGTCAGCGACAGCGTGGAGAACATCAACACGCTGGGCCTGTTCAACGGCGAGCCGGCCGTGGTCGTGCTGGTGCGGCTGCAGGCCGGCGCCAACGTGATTGAGACGGTGGACGGCGTACGCGACCTGCTGCCCGAGCTGCAGGCCCAGCTGCCGCAGGACATCCGGCTGGCCGTGGCCTCGGACCGCACCTACTCGATCCGCGCGGCGCTGCACGAGGTGGAGATCACGCTGGTGATCGCGGTCATCCTGGTGGTGCTGGTGGTCAGCGCCTTCCTGCGCAGCGTGCGCGCCACCATCATCCCGGCCATCGCCACCGTCGTGTCCCTGCTGGGCACCTTCGGCGTGATGTACCTGCTGGGCTTCTCGCTCAACAACCTGTCGCTGATGGCGCTGACGGTGGCCACCGGCTTCGTGGTGGACGATGCCATCGTGGTGCTGGAGAACACGGCCCGCCACATCGAGGCCGGCATGGACCGCATGAAGGCCGCGCTGCTGGGCGCGCGCGAGGTCGGCTTCACCGTGCTGTCGATCAGCCTGTCGCTGGTGGCGGTGTTCATTCCGCTGCTGTTCATGGGCGGGCAGGTGGGCCGGCTGTTCCGGGAGTTCGCGGTCACCCTGTCGGCGGCGGTGATGATCTCGCTGCTGATCTCGCTGACCACCACGCCCATGATGTGCGCCTGGCTGCTCAAGCCCGGCACGCCACACAAGCAGCCCAGCCGCGTCGCGCGCGCGTTCGAGCGCGGCTTCGGCGCCATGCACCGCGCCTACGCCCACAGCCTGGACTGGGCGCTGCACGCGCGCTGGATGGTGATGGCCATCCTGGCGGCCGTGGTGGGGCTGAACGTCTACCTGTTCGTCAAGATCCCCAAGGGGTTCTTCCCGCAGCAGGACACCGGCCAGATCAGCGGCGGCCTGCGTGCCGACCAGAGCATCTCGTTCCAGGCCATGCAGGAGAAGCTGCGGCAGCTGGTGGACATCATCCGCAAGGACCCGGCGGTGGACACCGTGGTGGGCTTCACCGGCGGCAGCCGCGCCGGTGGTGGCTTCCTGTTCGTCAACCTCAAGCCGGCCGACGAGCGCCCCGGGGGCGAGCGCGGCCAGGCGGTGATCGCGCGCCTGCGGCCCCAGCTGGCGCAGGTGACCGGCGTCACGCTGTTCCTCAACCCGGTGCAGGACCTGCGCTTCGGCGGCCGCTCCAGCAACTCCACCTACCAGTACACGCTCAAGAGCGACAACCAGGCCGACCTCAAGCGCTGGGCTGTGCGCCTGGCCGATGCCATGAGGCGCCAGCCGGCCCTGGTGGACGTGGACACCGACCAGCAGGAGAACGGCGTCGAGACCTACGTGGAGGTCGACAAGGAGACCGCCGCCCGCCTGGGCATCAGCTCGCGCGACGTGGACAACGCCCTGTACAACGCCTTCGGCCAGCGCCAGGTGGCCACGCTCTACCAGGACATCAATCAGTACCGGGTGATCCTGGCGGTCGCACCGCAGTACATCCGCAGCCCGGAGGCGCTCAAGGACATCCACGTGCCGGCCCGCAACGCCGGCGGCGTGGTCGGGGCGGGCACCGGCAGCGCCGCGACCGGCGGCACCAGCGCCACCGGCACCGCGGGCACGACCACCGGCACCGCCACCGCCGCCATCAACCCCGCCCTGCGCGACCAGGCCAGCGGCCAGCCGCTGAGCAACGCCTCGGTGACCATGGTGCCGCTGTCGGCCATCGCCCGCTTCTCCGAGCGCCCCACGGCCAGCTCGGTCAACCACCAGGACGCCGAACTGGCCACCACCATTTCGTACAACCTGGCGCCCGGCAGCAGCGTGGCCGAGGGCGAGGCCGCGGTGCGGGCGGCCGAGGCCGAGATCGCCATGCCCACCAGCGTGCGCGGCAGCTTCCAGGGCGTGGCGCGGGCGGCGCAGGAATCCCAGGGCCAGCAGCCGCTGCTGATCCTCGCGGCCGTCGTGGTCATCTACATCGTGCTGGGCATGCTGTACGAGAGCCTGGTGCACCCGGTCACCGTGCTGTCCACGCTGCCGTCGGCCGGCGTGGGCGCGGTGCTGGCGCTGCTGATGTTCGACCTGGACTTCTCCATCATGGCGCTGATCGGCGTGTTCCTGCTGATCGGCATCGTCAAGAAGAACGCCATCCTGATCATCGACTTCGCACTGGATGCCGAGCGCTCGCGCGGCCTGCCGGCGCCGGAGGCGGTGCGCGAGGCCTGCCTGCTGCGCTTCCGGCCCATCCTCATGACCACCCTGGCCGCCATCCTGGGCGCGCTGCCGCTGGCCATCGGCTTCGGCGACGGCGCCGAGCTGCGGCGGCCGCTGGGCATCGCCATCGTCGGCGGACTGGTGGCCAGCCAGGTGCTCACCCTGCTGACCACGCCGGTGGTGTACCTGGTGCTGGACAAGCTGCGCCGGCGGGGGCCGCAGGAGCGGGCGCTGGGCCGCCAGAACGAGCCGCAAACGACATGAAGAACGACACCGTCTCCACGCACCCGGTTCGCTCGGGGCGAACGGCGTTCCTGCCGGCCTTGGTGCTGGCCCTGACGGCCTGCGCCGTCGGTCCCACCTACCAGGGCCCGCCGCCGGTGGAGACGCCGGTGGCCTTCAGGCAGGGGCAGGGCGAGTGGATACGGGTGGTGCCGGCCGACACGCTGGAGCGCGGCCCCTGGTGGCAGCTGTTCGGCGACCCGGTGCTGAACGACCTGGCCGCCAGCGTCGAGGTGTCCAACCAAAACGTCGCCGCCGCCGTGGCGGCCTATGCCCAGGCCCGCGCCCTGGTGGCCGAGCAGCGCGCCTCGCTGTTCCCCAGCGTGGTGCTGGACGGCGGCGGCAGCCGCACAGGCGGCGAGGGCAGCGCCACCGGCACCCGCCGCAGCTACGACGTGACCCTGGGCGCGGGCTGGGAGCCGGACGTGTGGGGCCGGCTGCGCCGCGGCGTCGCCGGCGCGCGCGCCGGCGAGCAGGCCAGCGCCGC is from Ramlibacter tataouinensis TTB310 and encodes:
- a CDS encoding efflux RND transporter permease subunit, which translates into the protein MNLSAPFVRRPVATVLLTVWIALSGIGAFFLLPVAALPQVDFPVISVSASLPGASPETMATSVAQPLERRLGVIAGVNEMTSSSGNGSTRITLQFNLDRDIDAAAREVQAAINASRADLPSTLRSNPTYRKANPSAAPVIILALTSPTRSPGQIYDAVSNIVQQKIAQVQGVGEVELGGGSQPAVRVELVPFALNKFGISTEDVRAAIQAATGNRPKGAVEGGAQQFQIYTSSSGGGGRSAADYRGLVVAWRDGAAVRLSDVAQVSDSVENINTLGLFNGEPAVVVLVRLQAGANVIETVDGVRDLLPELQAQLPQDIRLAVASDRTYSIRAALHEVEITLVIAVILVVLVVSAFLRSVRATIIPAIATVVSLLGTFGVMYLLGFSLNNLSLMALTVATGFVVDDAIVVLENTARHIEAGMDRMKAALLGAREVGFTVLSISLSLVAVFIPLLFMGGQVGRLFREFAVTLSAAVMISLLISLTTTPMMCAWLLKPGTPHKQPSRVARAFERGFGAMHRAYAHSLDWALHARWMVMAILAAVVGLNVYLFVKIPKGFFPQQDTGQISGGLRADQSISFQAMQEKLRQLVDIIRKDPAVDTVVGFTGGSRAGGGFLFVNLKPADERPGGERGQAVIARLRPQLAQVTGVTLFLNPVQDLRFGGRSSNSTYQYTLKSDNQADLKRWAVRLADAMRRQPALVDVDTDQQENGVETYVEVDKETAARLGISSRDVDNALYNAFGQRQVATLYQDINQYRVILAVAPQYIRSPEALKDIHVPARNAGGVVGAGTGSAATGGTSATGTAGTTTGTATAAINPALRDQASGQPLSNASVTMVPLSAIARFSERPTASSVNHQDAELATTISYNLAPGSSVAEGEAAVRAAEAEIAMPTSVRGSFQGVARAAQESQGQQPLLILAAVVVIYIVLGMLYESLVHPVTVLSTLPSAGVGAVLALLMFDLDFSIMALIGVFLLIGIVKKNAILIIDFALDAERSRGLPAPEAVREACLLRFRPILMTTLAAILGALPLAIGFGDGAELRRPLGIAIVGGLVASQVLTLLTTPVVYLVLDKLRRRGPQERALGRQNEPQTT